The genomic window ggcgaaaatgtgCAAATTTCTACCGAGATATCTGTACATCTGAAATAGCTGCAGTAAAGTTAATTGTTGTCTTTGAGGGACACTTTTAGCCATTGAGTGTACGATATCTTGATGAACATCCATATACACAGATGTAGTGGAAATGGTTGGAAGACAAATTGCAAATAAATGAACATTAGCAAATAATTGTTAAGTCTTTTGTCTCTTTATAACGTTGGGTCTGCTTACAGTTTCCTGGGAACATCATAAGATAAACTGTTTAGACGGTAGAACAATATCGTTCTCATAGTATATGTTGCCCACATCTCAGTTTACATTTTTGTGGGTCACAGCTGACCAAACCAACGCCTGACCTTTTTGACATAGTAAAATCCAAGAACAAAATTGGAAAAGCTTTATACCTGGATGCtttaaataaagtgttaccaatattTATTTTGATTATGAGCAAACCAAAGTCCTGTTTTTTGCTAAAATGTTAGATCATACATTCCTAGGCATTTATAAAAGCCCACAGAAACAAGGATGGCCTGACCTTACAATCAACATTGTTGATCAATACCAACAAAATGTAAACTTTCTCAAAAAAATCACACACATTTCAGAACAGTGTACAGCATATTATTTATTGCTGATCACAGTACATTCCACATGAAATGTCTAATTCACCAATAAACAATCTACATCAGTTGATGTATCTCTCTTTCTAACCAAGTCAGTAAACAGCTTTATTGTCAGCAGCTAGTTTATTAGGATGTGCCTTGCCTGTCCTCCTTCCCCTGCCTAATATAAAACCATTCAATAGGACACACCATGTATATTGTACACTACATGAGTTGGTATCATTCCCAACTGCGGTGTCCCATACATTCCCATTTGTGTTGGGTGATCCCATTGTTTTCTGCGTCACCACACGTCGCCCGGCGAATAAAGGCTGTCTGGCTCCCAGCTTAAATATTGCAGCAAACTAAAAACCAACCATCAGACTCAATTCATTCACTTCTGCTCAGTGGTGCGACAAGGACTAGGGGCCTTaggtgggaaagagagaggaaaaaagtTCACTTCACACCATTGGGTGCCAAGAGAAGGGGAACACAACTACACTGGAGCTCTCACTGTGGCAAGTTGCCCATTTGTTAACTTTCACCAATATTATATGCGTGTTTCTGGAATAATTTATCCTGGGATTGATTATTTATATAGAGTTTAGAGAGTTAAGGTGTTTATTGCTATGGTGTTTGTAGCTAAAATGTGCTTTTGGACTGTTGGTTTTAGTCATTTGGGGTGAGGCAAAGAGGCATGCAGCGATTTTGTGTTTGCGCTCTCTGGATTTGAccaagagtgagtgagtgtggcTCATCATTGCTGTAGTTAGCTAGCagcaatgtagctagctataaaGAACATTTTTGATTGTTATATGGGGATCGACAAAGGAGAGTTGTGGATGCAACACAAGGATTTCTTTGTTGTCAGATCGATTTATAACTTGCTTTTCTCTTCTCCAACCCTCAATATGTAGCGCTGATTGTTGATCATGGGTGACTGGAGCTTCTTGGGAAACATATTAGAGGAAGTAAATGAACACTCGACGGTGATTGGGAGGGTGTGGCTCACAGTGCTCTTCATCTTCCGGATCCTCATCCTGGGCACAGCCGCTGAGTTTGTGTGGGGCGATGAGCAGTCGGATTACGTGTGCAACACCCAGCAGCCTGGTTGCGAGAACGTGTGCTACGACGAGGCTTTCCCCATCTCGCACATCCGTCTGTGGGTTCTCCAGATCATCTTTGTGTCTACACCCTCGCTGGTGTACGTGGGCCACGCTGTGCACTATGTCCACATGGAGGAGAAGCGCAAGGAGCGCGAGGAGGCTGAGTTGAACCGCCAGCAGGAGCTGAGTGAGGAGAGGCTGCCGCTAGCGCCTGACCAGGGCAGTGTGCGCACCACCAAGGAGACCAGCACCAAGGGCAGCAAGAAGTTCAGGCTGGAGGGCACCCTGCTGAGGACCTACATCTGCCACATCATCTTCAAGACGCTATTCGAGGTGGGATTCGTGGTGGGCCAGTACTTCCTGTACGGCTTCCGCATCCTGCCGCTGTACCAGTGCAGCCGCTGGCCCTGCCCCAACACCGTGGACTGCTTCGTGTCGCGCCCCACCGAGAAGACTGTCTTCATCATCTTCATGTTGGCCGTGGCATGTGTCTCGCTCTTCCTCAACTTCGTGGAGATCAGCCACCTGGGCCTGAAGAAGATCCGCTTCGTGTTCCGCAAGCCACCGCCCCAGACCCAGGGCGGTCAGGACGGCGAAAGCCAGAGCCCCCCTGCGGAAAAGAGCCTGCACTCCATGGCCGTGTCGTCCATCCAGAAGGCCAAGGGCTACCGGCAGCTGGAGGAGGACAAGCCCGCATCGCACTTCTTCCCCTTAACAGAGGTGGGCATGGAGGCAGGCAGGCTGCCCGTACCTTACCAGGCGGAAAGTGAGAACGTCTCTAAAGTGTACGACGAGTCTTTGCCTTCCTACGTCCAGACCACTGGGGCGGAGGTGAGGGTCCTACCGGAAAGCGGCGAGGACGAGGGCCCCGCGGACCCCGACGTGGAGGCTACCGACACGATAGCAGACACCAGACCACTCAGCAGTTTAAGCAAAGCCAGCAGCAGGGCAAGGTCAGACGATTTGACAGTATGAAAGTGAAATCAATGTGAAAAAGCATGGGAGCAAAGCAGAGCCTTAACTCTCGCTGTGAGGGAAGTTAACATCAGCTTGTTATTCGGTAAAAAGAGTTTAAAATGCTGTGCAATGTGCAAGGAGCCTTTAGTTTTAAAAGAAAGATAAACTTGTATTTTATAAGACAGCATTTTTTGTACTGTTTTTATCAATCTATTTAAAAGGTAACAGAAAGAAAAAAGGTCATTTTCAGCAGGATTTGTATCGTACAAGAGGAGGTtattatttaacaaaaatgtGCTGTTTTTTAATTCACATATTTTCTATCAAGAGTTATAACCAAAAATGATCAAACGCCTCCGATGTTTACATTTTTTGACTAGCCATTTAGCTTGATGTTAAATGTTATATTTCTATTGAGCAAGTTATGTTtgcagtactgtcagggttacacttgagcgtgtgtgtatgtattacAATCATTTCACCTCATCTACTCAAACATATACAAGTAATTTATTTCGCCTAatagacctacagtatgtgtAGAAAGCTGTATAATGCCTATTAgattgatttatttttttatctgtgaGGTGAAACATCACATTCTCATAGAATTGCAAACAACatcaaaaaaattaaaaaagaaaGGACCACTGGTTAAATGAAAATTGACATCAATCTTGGCATTTACGTTTTTAATCCACAGCATGTATCAAAAAACCTTGATAAACATATTTTATTGATAACTATGGGAACCATGGAAACTACTGTGGGCCAAATACTTTCTTCCCTTCCTCTACACACAGCCGCCATGATGATAAAGATCTCGCCCTATCAGCACAAAGTATTGTTGAACAAGAGAGAAACAAATAAATAACTCATATCCACAAAACAGGCCTTCCTTGACAAAGTTTGAAAGAAAACGACTTTTTGATTCCATCTCATGAAATGTTACAACCATAAGCAGTGTAGCCAAAGTGCTCAGTTCGCAATGTATATTTCAAAACTGTAAGGAAATGTCAGACTAAGGGCCTCGCAATGAATTCATTTACACAGTGGTCAACACACTAACGTCTATCATGTCGGTCAGGTGTGGACACAGATCAACCAAGAGTCATATTGTCAAGCAATATGCCATGTTGCTTTACCGATGTTCATATGTACAAATATATGATGAAGAGGTCATCTTTTAAATTGTATTGGTTATCCAGTTGATTGATTTGTGCTACAAATGAAAACTGTACATATCAGAAACCCATTGACACTAATTCTGATAACTGGACAGTGGCAGAAGCTAAATGCTGAAGTGAAACAATTTACGGGCCTTAAAATCAACCTTGCTTTTCAACTACGGAAACATTTATTACTGTAAGTGCCTCAAGGATATACTTCCTGATACTTGTCTTCAGTCTGTCTGAGCCTTTCTATATTGTGACG from Salvelinus namaycush isolate Seneca chromosome 40, SaNama_1.0, whole genome shotgun sequence includes these protein-coding regions:
- the gja8b gene encoding gap junction protein alpha 8 paralog b, translated to MGDWSFLGNILEEVNEHSTVIGRVWLTVLFIFRILILGTAAEFVWGDEQSDYVCNTQQPGCENVCYDEAFPISHIRLWVLQIIFVSTPSLVYVGHAVHYVHMEEKRKEREEAELNRQQELSEERLPLAPDQGSVRTTKETSTKGSKKFRLEGTLLRTYICHIIFKTLFEVGFVVGQYFLYGFRILPLYQCSRWPCPNTVDCFVSRPTEKTVFIIFMLAVACVSLFLNFVEISHLGLKKIRFVFRKPPPQTQGGQDGESQSPPAEKSLHSMAVSSIQKAKGYRQLEEDKPASHFFPLTEVGMEAGRLPVPYQAESENVSKVYDESLPSYVQTTGAEVRVLPESGEDEGPADPDVEATDTIADTRPLSSLSKASSRARSDDLTV